The DNA sequence TCGGCAAGTTCGCCGACGTATGGCAGCCGTCGGAAGGCGTACCGTCCAGCTCCCGCCACGTGATCGACCAGCGCTGGGCCATGACACAGGGCACACTCGATGCCGTCCCGGATCGTTTCAAGGACTCCATCCTGGAGCAGCACGTCGCCCTGACACCCGAGGGCACCTTCGAAGCCACCTTGACTGTCGACGCGGCGGATGACATCGAAGGTGGCTACGGCGTCTACACCTACGCCGCCGGTGGGGCCGCGGCCAATCCGGAACACGAGATCGCCATCGCGGTCTCGGTCGGCACCGGCGAGGGCCCCACTGAGCCGGACCCGGATCCGGACCCGACCGTCAGCCTGTCCAAGACCGCCAACCTGGACCCGTACGCCGACCTCGTGACCGTGACCGGCGCCGGTTTCCTTCCCGGACCGCTGGCGGATGGATTGCAGGTGGGGGTCGGGCCGGTGACCGACGACGGCACGGTGCCGGACCTCGACCCCGTGACGACGCTCCTACCCGGAGACGACGAGATCAAAGCCGACGGCTCGTTCGAGGTGGATCTACGCACCGAGCAGGTGGAGCCTGGCGACACCCTCGCCGTGTACACAGCACCGGTCGACGCGTCGGCCCCGGAGAGTTACCGGACCAGCACCGAAATCTCGTTCGCCCCAGCACGTAAGCCCGAGCTGAGCGTCGAGCCGACCGACAACCTCGAGGTGGACGACGAGGTCCGGATCACCGGCAGCGGGTTCGCCCCCAACCGCAAGATCTCGATCGCGATAACGGCCAACACCGCCACTCATGAAACCTACGGGTGGCCGACGGGCTGGCTGGGCCACGGCGTGGTGCAGGCCGATGCTGACGGCAACCTCGAGCGCACACTCACCGTGACCGGAACCGTCACCGGTTCCGGGGAAGACTGCAGCGACCTCGACTGTTACGTCGCCAGCTTCAGCTCTGCTCAGGCCGGCGATGCGACGCCGGTGGACTATCGTGCTGACCGCAGTCAGGACGTCTTCGTGCCGATCAGCTTCGCCACCGGGGGCACCGCCCCGGACCCGGACCCGGATCCTCGGGATCCCGCCCTGACCATCTCGCCCGACACAGTGGAGCGCGGACAGTCCGTGACCTTCGCCGGGGCGGACCTGGCACCGGGTGAGACCGCGAGTGTCGTCGTCACCACCGAGGCAGACGCGGCGACGGACGCCACGCTCGACTGGGGTGTGCGGCAGTCGTTCCGCAACTACATCGAGGGCAACATCGCACACGGATCCATCGATGTACGCGCGCCCGCCAGCCGCAACGACGACGGCACATTCCGATTCACCGATGGCCACGGGACCGCGACGGCGGAGACCGCCGACCTGGTGTTCAGTGGCGAGGTGCGATTCGCCGGGCATGACTACGGCGACGGGCCACTGCTGCAGATGACCATCTCCGAACCGCGTGTGATCGCTGAGGGTGACGCCGGCGTTCTCGTCGCCGACGTGGCCAGCAAGAGCCTCGACAGCGGTGAGATCGTCGACTATCCGGCGGTCGAGTTCGCCGAGCTCGACTTCAGTGACGCACCGCTGACGATCACCGGCGATGTCGTCTCGGCCTCCGGCGTCACCGCAACACTGACCGAAGACGGTGTACCGGCATTCGCCGACTTCTACGAGGCCGGTACCGTGCTCGATCCGATCGGCTTCACCGCCACACTGGCTGGCGGCTCCGAGACCGAGGCCGGCAGCGGCATCGTCGATGAGAACGGCGCAGTCGATGTGAGCTGGACGGTCCCGGACAACTTCCCCGTCGGTACGGCCACCGCGACCATGACGGCCGGCGACGACCAGTTGAGCGGCCAGTTCACCGTCGAACCCGCAAGCGGCGGAGGCGACGAGAACGGTGACGACGAAGGCGGAGACGCCGACGGCACGGACGACGGAGACGCCGGCGGAACCGACAGTGGTGACACCGGCGGCGCCGATGAAGCCGGCACTGGCGACGCCGACGGAAGCGACACCGGTGACGCTGACGGCACGGATGACGGCAGTGCGGTGGGTGACGCTGACGGCACGGCACACGGCAGCGCAAGCGGCGACGGCCAGGAGTCCGGAACCGACGACGGCACGGATGCGAGCCTGCCGGACACGGGCTCCGCGACCGGGGTGTTCCTGTGGGCTGCAGGCCTGCTGTTGCTGGGCGGCGTCGGCATCGCCGCCGTGAGCCGCCGCCGCGGTTGGCAGAGCCCACCCATCTCCCGATGATCGTCAGTACGTTGCGGTCTTCCTCAGGGTCGTTATGTCACGAT is a window from the Phytoactinopolyspora mesophila genome containing:
- a CDS encoding HtaA domain-containing protein, with translation MTRHDYRRRAFRRPAVAALSAALTLGGLTAAGAQTTAIPLSAGHSGAVARGVSGGDLEWGLRTSYRNYIAGPIAHGEIITSDSAVWLDGPGNARGPFSFPNATGSLDTDTGIGHLAFDGQVYTGGHDYGDGPILELTISNIRLDVDDDHGTLIVDAEYRPFVGANPNIEPPAVETAADMAFGQVDLSGADLTPDDAGVVTVAGAPVTGVREAMEAIGWDLFYSGELPDIQLDPLSFTVTVEDVSAPDPDDPGDPDDPGDPDDPNDPEPPVWEPAVEVFAADGETPLADTEVTPGDDVVVRGSGFDPDANESTRPPVPTGLPAGVYVVFGKFADVWQPSEGVPSSSRHVIDQRWAMTQGTLDAVPDRFKDSILEQHVALTPEGTFEATLTVDAADDIEGGYGVYTYAAGGAAANPEHEIAIAVSVGTGEGPTEPDPDPDPTVSLSKTANLDPYADLVTVTGAGFLPGPLADGLQVGVGPVTDDGTVPDLDPVTTLLPGDDEIKADGSFEVDLRTEQVEPGDTLAVYTAPVDASAPESYRTSTEISFAPARKPELSVEPTDNLEVDDEVRITGSGFAPNRKISIAITANTATHETYGWPTGWLGHGVVQADADGNLERTLTVTGTVTGSGEDCSDLDCYVASFSSAQAGDATPVDYRADRSQDVFVPISFATGGTAPDPDPDPRDPALTISPDTVERGQSVTFAGADLAPGETASVVVTTEADAATDATLDWGVRQSFRNYIEGNIAHGSIDVRAPASRNDDGTFRFTDGHGTATAETADLVFSGEVRFAGHDYGDGPLLQMTISEPRVIAEGDAGVLVADVASKSLDSGEIVDYPAVEFAELDFSDAPLTITGDVVSASGVTATLTEDGVPAFADFYEAGTVLDPIGFTATLAGGSETEAGSGIVDENGAVDVSWTVPDNFPVGTATATMTAGDDQLSGQFTVEPASGGGDENGDDEGGDADGTDDGDAGGTDSGDTGGADEAGTGDADGSDTGDADGTDDGSAVGDADGTAHGSASGDGQESGTDDGTDASLPDTGSATGVFLWAAGLLLLGGVGIAAVSRRRGWQSPPISR